Proteins from one Setaria italica strain Yugu1 unplaced genomic scaffold, Setaria_italica_v2.0 scaffold_16, whole genome shotgun sequence genomic window:
- the LOC101765832 gene encoding thionin, with translation MMKNMALAGNGMKKLILAVLLLCLVIGQIQVEAKSCCPSTTARNIYNTCRITGTSRPTCAKLSGCKIISGDKCKPPNDHLTLDPDTEEVNVLNFCKLGCASSVCNNINAALGNEEANDAVESCDQACSSFCNVHVGAATVVA, from the exons ATGATGAAGAACATGGCACTAGCCGGCAATGGTATGAAGAAGTTAATCCTCGCTGTTCTCTTACTGTGTCTAGTTATAGGGCAGATACAAGTGGAAGCTAAGAGCTGCTGCCCATCCACCACTGCAAGAAATATCTACAATACCTGCCGTATCACGGGTACATCCCGTCCAACGTGTGCAAAACTGTCAGGCTGCAAAATTATCAGCGGGGACAAATGCAAGCCCCCTAACGACCACCTCACCCTTGACCCGGACACTG AGGAAGTTAATGTGCTTAACTTCTGCAAGTTGGGGTGTGCGTCGTCTGTGTGCAACAACATCAACGCTG CTCTGGGAAATGAAGAGGCGAACGATGCCGTTGAGAGTTGCGACCAAGCCTGCTCTAGCTTCTGCAACGTGCACGTTGGCGCTGCCACCGTGGTTGCTTAA